Sequence from the Aquimarina sp. Aq107 genome:
CCATAAGGGTTGTTTTTATCATCTAAAAACTCTATTTCACCTTCAGGATGTCTATCATTGTAATCGTTTATGAAAAAGTAGAATAGCTTACCAAACTCCATTTTTTCTGGTGCTTTTAATCTAAAGTTGCTCAACTCATCAATATTTTCACCCTTATTAAATTCAAAAGAAATAACCAACGGGTTAATTAATTCGTCGTCTTTAGGGTCTTTCATCTTTTTGTCAATAGGGTAGAACCATTTTTTATATATAGGTACAGGAACGGAGACTGCAAATTCATAAAGTTTCACAATCATTATAGGAATAAGAAAGCAAATTGATGATGCTGTGAAAATATATTTGTAATCAGGTTTGTAAATCCCAACAACGAACAGAAACGTAATTAATCCAACAAATACTGTTACTATAGTATATAAAAATTCTGGCCAGAATTTTGTTGGATCTTCTTCTGATAGGTTTGGGAAAAATTTACGCATAGCAAACACGTGTAAAGATCCCAAGCATAAAAATATTATTTGGAAACCTATAAAGCTGTTTAAAGGTATGTCATTAAGTACTTTTTCATTACTTAATAGGGCTGTCGCAGCAAATAATAAAAGTACCACTAGCATGTATAGTAAAAACTTCTTTTTGTTTTTGACAAAAAGTTTCTTCAACCCGGCAACAACTCCCATTAAAATAGCACTAACGGCCAATAGTAAGATTCCTACCTTAAAAAAATCAGCATTTAATGCTGCAGATTGTAATATCAAATTCATATCATAGTTGTTAGACCCATCCTGGGACCGTTAGTCTCATTTAATACAAATGTTTCTTCTTTACTCGAATATGTTACGTTAATTTTTGTATCTATTTCCATAGGGATAAAATAGTCACAAAAGATAGTAATAAATTTTTTAGTAGCACCACTTACTATATATTTATCAATATTTTTTTGGTCAACAGGCCCTATTGTTATTTCCCAGCAAGGATAGGAGATTACAGTTTCTTTTAGTTCTAAAACCAAATCAACTCCTAGTTGGTGTTCTTTAGAAGTGTCATTTATATTGTCATCTAAAGTTTTATACTTTTTTTCGATAGTCACTTTTTCTCCTATGATTTTCTCTAGACTTAAAGCAGTTAGTTCAATCTCACCTGATATTTTGTGTACATAAGGTAATAATTGCAAAAGTTTAATGCTGTAATCAGAAGGAATCTCAGGGTCTAAATTCCAAAATTTTAAAAGAAAATCTGTTTTTAGGTTCGCAAACTCATTAATTAGTTTACGTTCGTTTTTTTCAATATTGACTCTTTGAGTGAAAAATTCGTTTTCTAACGGGGAGAAAAAAGATCGAGCATCTTTTTCTTGTTTCTTCTGTTTTTGGTGTAATTCTGTAAAGGAAATATCACTTTTCGCTTTTACCGGTTCATGGAATAGTCCTTCTGGTAAGGTGTCATAAAGACCATTTCTAGCAATATTAAATTGTAACTTATCTGTATTTCCAGAATAAGAATCTAATTTAAAATTAATTACATCTCTTCTGTAGGATCTGGAGAAAGTACTGTTATTAAAAACATCAATATCTGTAAGATTTACACTAGATTTTTCTAAAATTTCAGTAACAAAAACTTCTGCTTTTAGATTTTGATAGGTAGTGGTTAATTCTTGATAGATGTCTTGGATCTCTTTGTTCTTCATTCGTTTAGTTGGTGTAAAGAATGCGAGCTTCTTCTCTAGTTTTCTACAGTGTTGGTGTTATTATTAAATTTAGGTTTTTTTCCAGCAGCGACAAACATCCTTTTCCAAGGTTGTTTGGATAAGTCACTAATTTGAACTCCATTTCCTCCAGAATTTCCTCTTCTTGAAGTAGAGTGAACAAATTTATTGTTTCCAAGATAGAACCCTACGTGGGTTATATCACGAAATTCAGAACCTTTATTGTTAAAAAAGATTAAATCTCCCTGCTTTAGATTATGTAATCCTTTAAACTTATTTGTGTCTGGTGCGTCAAATTGTTTTTGTGCGGTACGTTCAATTAAATTACCATAAATGTCGTGATATATATATTGAGTAAAATAAGAGCAATCAATTCCTTGTTTAGTATTTCCCCCTAATTTATAAGGAGCATTCATCCAATCATCTATAAACTCAAATAAAGGAACGTTATCTATTTTCTTCGGTGGAACACCTAATATTGCTCCATATTTTTTCTGGATAGGAAGGATAGCATTTTGTTTCGCCAATGCAATAGAATCTCTTCTTGCCTGGGCTAAAGCTTCTTGTTCCGCTTTTTTAGATCCACCACAACTCATTGCCCCAACAATAATGATAAATAAAAATAGTGTTTTAAAAAGTGTATTCATTTGAAAAATAAAATTTACACAAATATAAAAAACTTATGCGTATTTTCTATTCTTAGTCTATTGATAACAATAAAATAAAATCATAAAATCATGGATTGTTGTTTTTTTAGTTAGTTTATTGAATTATGAAGTGTAGATAAATAAAATCTTTATTAAATTGCATTTGCTTTGTAAGTAAATTAAAGCGCACAAATTATCCTGTATGAATAGTTCTTATTATAAGTTGCCTTTAGATACATTTAGAATAGTTAAAAACAAAGAGATTGATAGTTGTGATCTTAATCAATCTATTGTTGGATATATTCATTTGATTACTACATCGTATTTTGGGGAATGTACTTTTGATGAATCTTTTGGGTGTTCTATTTGGAATGTTGATTTTGATAATCTAACTAGTACAAATAAGTTGCGTAATACTATTTCCGAATCTTTGGTGGAAAGTATAGTTTCTCAGGAAAGAAGACTTAAGAAAGTCACGGTTGATGTTACAATACAACAAGAGGAGTTTAAAAATAGAGGAAGTTTAAATAGAATTAAGAAACTAGTAGAGATAAAAGTAAATGGGGTTGTGAGTAGAACAAATGAACAATTTGCTTGTTTAGAAAAATTTTATATTGCTCCACTTTCATTTTAATAGGGTTTATGAGTACA
This genomic interval carries:
- a CDS encoding TssN family type VI secretion system protein, with the translated sequence MNLILQSAALNADFFKVGILLLAVSAILMGVVAGLKKLFVKNKKKFLLYMLVVLLLFAATALLSNEKVLNDIPLNSFIGFQIIFLCLGSLHVFAMRKFFPNLSEEDPTKFWPEFLYTIVTVFVGLITFLFVVGIYKPDYKYIFTASSICFLIPIMIVKLYEFAVSVPVPIYKKWFYPIDKKMKDPKDDELINPLVISFEFNKGENIDELSNFRLKAPEKMEFGKLFYFFINDYNDRHPEGEIEFLDDKNNPYGWIFYTKPNWMGMQTHVDFTRTIEGNNIKENDVIICKRA
- a CDS encoding C40 family peptidase — protein: MNTLFKTLFLFIIIVGAMSCGGSKKAEQEALAQARRDSIALAKQNAILPIQKKYGAILGVPPKKIDNVPLFEFIDDWMNAPYKLGGNTKQGIDCSYFTQYIYHDIYGNLIERTAQKQFDAPDTNKFKGLHNLKQGDLIFFNNKGSEFRDITHVGFYLGNNKFVHSTSRRGNSGGNGVQISDLSKQPWKRMFVAAGKKPKFNNNTNTVEN
- a CDS encoding GPW/gp25 family protein, coding for MNSSYYKLPLDTFRIVKNKEIDSCDLNQSIVGYIHLITTSYFGECTFDESFGCSIWNVDFDNLTSTNKLRNTISESLVESIVSQERRLKKVTVDVTIQQEEFKNRGSLNRIKKLVEIKVNGVVSRTNEQFACLEKFYIAPLSF